A region from the bacterium genome encodes:
- a CDS encoding DUF6067 family protein: MPRFACLALLSLTLLPAAVCLAAPQVAVPMCTAPPVMDGALSPGEWDAACGPGGFTLPDGMAAPVQAEMFLTYDANALYIAARLPMPQGRRPRTAVTERDGAVWTDDAFEIFLDPTGKRGSYFQLIVTAAGVQYDAIRMDAGFNAAWTARTRIAADGWTLEVAVPFAALKADLPTDGQSWAANFAWDCTAPGQRGGSWSPMPSGLHQPAGFGTLVFSRQAAPVVLRGPKVLSTALELRGQWGPSAAPLQAEATLTAIQGGKTVPAGTVRATGGTQREPLLLTVPLPQTQGLPTAGDYRVTAQVRAGAQVLWSATAAATVKPPLTVEVEKYWLSGKVVARLSGPTLSAAPEQLTAQAKLVSAAGQAAGEATGQLSAEGEASLTLPVAALAPGKYDLQVVVSGPGRAEPYAVTVALEKPEKPVWLGSRAGISDEVLPPWTPVRATGQQVACWGRTYKWGALPFPASALTRQTEVLSGPIALVGSVGGKRLVWSGAGCKVMSARPSMAKLAGRAQAGSLTCDGTVVVEYDGMIRSDFRLTPTGQASVDSLALEIPLKAEYARYLYCWPGRWGKSSNAGALPAEGYRGPFKPFFWLGDEARGLCWFSESDRNFFNAREEEVIDIRREGQSVIFRVNLITQPQTLTKPLDYTFGLQATPVKAARPSVWDQRAGGGGNYGIESLPFFAPTVLTYPLQGNLELKQGTFECWVRPHFDPFPPRDPRGANGALNRNCVDFSFSNDVHVGYYWNIEDRSLRLYFRQGRSHPVLLATRAQWKVGEWHHIAFTWGSAARAYLDGKLAGEQVFQGLPAGELSQATITLGQPLSGFDFDEVRVSSTPHTTFDLTQPLQAEADTLLLDHLDEAFTPNGRLATRPVKGAGGVVTDGVFGEGKFGRALLIPGTDRPTTYLDHLQGLGVRTLKFHEHWAMAENHPVAKRPEELHKLVAGCHAHNLQLLLYYGYLISDRAPEYDAYHADCIVTPESRENYYGEWVSIVCYNSAWQDFICDGLDRQMTEYGNDGVYLDGTSEPWGCTNAAHGCGYVRPDGSVGKTYPVFAVRNLMKRIHTIVKRHNPQGQVDVHQSSCMTIPTLAFATSYLDGEQFQGHQRGPFALDILPLDAFRCEFMGHQWGVPADFLVATTAYTRDEAMAFSLLHDVPVRGYTDALAPLWRTFDQFGRGQADCAWLPYWRSERFVRTSGPDIKVSLYNRPGRGFIAVIANVGRAEQAAEVTFDLAALRQKGALTARDVLGEANLTLQNGLLAAPLKSLGYIVVWVRGK, encoded by the coding sequence ATGCCTCGGTTCGCCTGCCTCGCCCTGCTGTCGCTGACCCTCCTGCCCGCTGCCGTCTGCCTCGCCGCCCCGCAGGTGGCTGTGCCGATGTGCACCGCCCCGCCGGTCATGGATGGCGCGCTGTCCCCCGGCGAATGGGACGCCGCCTGCGGCCCCGGCGGGTTCACTCTCCCCGACGGCATGGCAGCCCCCGTCCAGGCCGAGATGTTCCTGACCTACGACGCCAACGCCCTGTACATTGCGGCGCGGCTGCCGATGCCACAGGGCCGGCGACCCCGGACGGCCGTGACCGAGCGCGACGGCGCCGTGTGGACCGACGACGCCTTTGAGATCTTCCTCGACCCGACCGGGAAGCGCGGCTCGTACTTCCAGCTCATCGTGACTGCCGCCGGCGTGCAGTACGACGCCATCAGGATGGACGCGGGCTTCAATGCCGCCTGGACCGCCCGGACTCGCATCGCCGCTGACGGCTGGACGCTGGAAGTGGCCGTACCGTTCGCGGCGCTGAAGGCTGACCTGCCGACGGACGGGCAGTCCTGGGCCGCCAACTTCGCCTGGGACTGCACCGCGCCCGGGCAGCGTGGCGGCAGTTGGTCGCCGATGCCCTCGGGCTTGCACCAGCCGGCGGGCTTCGGCACGCTCGTCTTCTCCCGCCAGGCGGCGCCGGTCGTGCTGCGGGGGCCGAAGGTGCTGAGCACGGCCCTGGAACTGCGCGGGCAATGGGGCCCTTCTGCTGCTCCCCTGCAGGCCGAGGCGACGCTGACCGCGATCCAGGGCGGGAAGACTGTGCCGGCGGGGACGGTGCGCGCCACCGGGGGGACGCAGCGCGAGCCGTTGCTGCTCACCGTGCCCCTCCCGCAGACACAGGGGCTGCCCACGGCTGGCGACTACCGCGTGACGGCGCAGGTCAGGGCCGGGGCGCAGGTGTTGTGGTCGGCGACGGCCGCGGCGACGGTCAAGCCGCCTCTGACCGTCGAGGTCGAGAAGTACTGGCTGAGCGGGAAGGTGGTTGCGCGGCTGTCCGGGCCGACGCTGAGCGCCGCGCCCGAGCAACTGACCGCCCAGGCCAAGCTCGTCAGTGCCGCCGGGCAGGCGGCCGGGGAGGCGACGGGGCAACTCTCGGCCGAGGGTGAAGCCAGCCTCACGCTGCCGGTGGCCGCGCTCGCCCCCGGCAAGTACGACCTGCAAGTGGTGGTGTCGGGCCCGGGGCGCGCTGAGCCCTACGCCGTGACTGTGGCCCTGGAGAAGCCCGAGAAGCCGGTATGGCTGGGCAGCCGGGCGGGGATCAGCGACGAGGTGCTGCCGCCGTGGACGCCGGTGCGGGCTACGGGGCAGCAAGTGGCGTGCTGGGGCCGCACGTACAAGTGGGGGGCGCTCCCCTTCCCCGCGTCGGCGCTGACGCGGCAGACGGAGGTGCTCTCCGGGCCGATCGCCCTGGTCGGCAGCGTGGGGGGCAAGCGGCTCGTGTGGAGCGGGGCGGGCTGCAAGGTGATGTCGGCCCGGCCGTCTATGGCGAAGCTCGCTGGGCGGGCGCAGGCGGGTAGCCTCACCTGCGACGGCACCGTGGTGGTCGAGTATGACGGCATGATCCGGTCGGACTTCAGGCTGACCCCCACCGGGCAGGCGTCCGTGGACAGCCTCGCCCTGGAGATCCCGCTGAAGGCGGAGTATGCCCGGTATCTGTACTGCTGGCCGGGGCGCTGGGGGAAGTCGAGCAACGCCGGGGCGCTGCCTGCCGAGGGCTACCGGGGGCCCTTCAAGCCGTTCTTCTGGCTGGGGGACGAGGCGCGCGGGTTGTGCTGGTTCTCCGAGTCGGACCGCAACTTCTTCAACGCCCGCGAGGAAGAGGTCATTGACATCCGCCGGGAGGGGCAGAGCGTCATCTTCCGGGTGAACCTCATCACGCAGCCGCAGACGCTGACCAAGCCCCTCGACTACACCTTCGGCTTGCAGGCGACCCCGGTGAAGGCGGCCCGACCCAGTGTCTGGGACCAGCGCGCCGGCGGCGGGGGGAACTACGGTATCGAGAGCCTGCCATTCTTCGCACCCACGGTGCTCACGTACCCCCTGCAGGGCAACCTGGAGTTGAAGCAGGGAACGTTCGAATGCTGGGTGCGGCCGCACTTCGATCCCTTCCCCCCGCGGGACCCCAGGGGAGCGAACGGCGCCCTGAATCGCAACTGCGTGGACTTCAGCTTCAGCAACGACGTGCATGTCGGCTACTACTGGAACATTGAGGACCGCAGCCTGCGGCTGTACTTCCGGCAGGGGCGCAGCCACCCGGTGCTGCTCGCCACGCGCGCACAGTGGAAGGTCGGTGAATGGCACCACATCGCCTTCACATGGGGAAGCGCCGCCCGGGCGTATCTCGACGGGAAGCTGGCGGGCGAACAGGTCTTCCAGGGCCTGCCGGCGGGGGAGCTGTCGCAGGCGACGATCACGCTCGGCCAGCCCCTCAGCGGCTTCGACTTCGACGAGGTGCGCGTCTCCTCGACCCCTCACACCACCTTCGATCTGACGCAACCCCTGCAGGCCGAGGCCGACACGCTGCTGCTGGACCACCTGGATGAGGCCTTCACCCCCAACGGGCGGCTGGCGACCCGACCGGTCAAGGGCGCAGGCGGCGTGGTGACCGACGGCGTCTTCGGGGAGGGCAAGTTCGGCCGGGCCCTGCTCATCCCGGGCACGGATCGCCCGACCACGTACCTCGACCACCTCCAGGGCCTGGGGGTGCGGACGCTCAAGTTCCACGAGCACTGGGCGATGGCCGAGAACCACCCCGTCGCCAAGCGGCCCGAGGAGCTGCACAAGCTCGTGGCGGGCTGCCACGCGCACAACCTGCAACTGCTGCTGTACTACGGCTACCTCATCAGCGACCGCGCGCCCGAGTACGACGCCTACCACGCCGACTGCATCGTGACCCCGGAGAGCCGCGAGAACTACTACGGTGAGTGGGTCTCCATCGTCTGCTACAACAGCGCCTGGCAGGACTTCATCTGCGACGGCCTGGACCGGCAGATGACCGAGTACGGCAACGACGGCGTCTACCTGGACGGCACCTCCGAGCCCTGGGGCTGCACCAACGCCGCCCACGGCTGCGGCTATGTCAGACCCGACGGGAGTGTCGGCAAGACCTACCCGGTCTTCGCGGTGCGCAACCTGATGAAGCGCATCCACACGATCGTGAAGCGGCACAACCCGCAGGGGCAGGTGGATGTGCACCAGTCCTCGTGCATGACCATCCCCACGCTGGCCTTCGCCACCAGCTACCTCGACGGCGAGCAGTTCCAGGGCCACCAACGCGGGCCGTTCGCGCTCGACATCCTGCCGCTGGATGCCTTCCGGTGTGAGTTCATGGGCCACCAGTGGGGCGTCCCGGCCGACTTCCTCGTCGCCACCACCGCCTACACGCGCGACGAGGCGATGGCCTTCAGCCTGCTGCACGATGTGCCGGTGCGCGGCTACACCGATGCTCTCGCCCCGCTCTGGCGCACTTTCGACCAGTTCGGGCGGGGCCAGGCTGACTGTGCCTGGCTGCCGTACTGGCGAAGCGAGCGCTTCGTGCGCACCAGTGGCCCGGACATCAAGGTCAGCCTCTACAACCGCCCCGGCCGGGGCTTCATCGCGGTCATCGCCAACGTCGGCCGCGCCGAGCAGGCCGCCGAGGTGACGTTCGACCTGGCCGCGCTGCGGCAGAAGGGCGCCCTGACGGCGCGCGATGTCCTGGGCGAGGCCAACCTGACGTTGCAGAACGGGCTGCTGGCCGCCCCGCTCAAGTCGCTGGGGTACATCGTGGTATGGGTCCGGGGGAAGTAG